In the Populus trichocarpa isolate Nisqually-1 chromosome 1, P.trichocarpa_v4.1, whole genome shotgun sequence genome, TCCATCAGTTCCCAAGGTACTTATCTTTCTGTTCCTcgtgtttttttaagtgtttttgtcAGGATGCCAGGGCCATCAGAAGCTGTGATTGCTGTAGCTAGATAAGTATGCATGATCAGCATTGTTGGTCAGCAACGCTGGTCAGCCCGCAGGAACTACCCTTTGATTGCCTAACATGCTAACAGATTAGCACATCGAGACTGATTTTTTCTGTATGAACAGACATGGAACCATGTTGGAGAAATTTTTGGAACATAGTTGACTATacatttttaagatttgattgaGCCAAAATGACCGAGTTGCTTTCTGTAATGAATCATGCAGGGTTCATGGATTGTGCGGCAGAGTGTTGGAAGCACCCCGTGCTTATTGGGAAAAGCAGTTGATTGCAACTATATCCGTGGTCCTAAGTACCTAGAGGTAAATACCATTCAAATTTCTTTAGTTCCTGATATTACCTCTTAAGTTACTTGGCCGCCAACACAAATTGTTTGGTCTAACATGGTTTATTCAACTGCAGGTTGATGTTGATATTGGTTCTTCTACTGTTGCAAATGGAGTCTTGGGACTTGTAATTGGTGTAATTACAACATTGGTGGTTGACATGGCTTTCCTTGTACaggtatttgtttttaatgattagCAAGTTACGGAGCAACTGCAGTAGTAGGGGTATGGTGTCTAAAGGCACAGCTACAATTTGTGAATTCCGTTATATTTGGCATTAGAGCAGAGATTATTTACTACAGTTGGTGTAATGCTCCCTCACTCAGCATTCAAGTGGAGGAAAAAGTAGTTGCTAAGAATACGAGAGATGGGAGTATTGCTTTGAATAGCTGTTCAGATGATATGTTTGTCATCTATTCTCGTGCTTCGAGATTTATGCATATAGGCGTAGATAGAGATTTGCAACTTCCTCTTTTCTTGGCCTGTACAAGTTTTATCGGCGTCCATCTTCTCTTAATTTTCCCCTTTCTGCAGGCAAATACTACAGAAGAGTTGCCAGAGAGGTTGATAGGTGCCGTCCGTGTTTCTCATATAGAGCTCTCATCTGCTATCGTTCCTAAACTGGATCCAGATCCCTCGTGACTGACAGAAACCATTATTCTCCCCACTGATTTTACACAATCATTTGTTTAGATATATGCTTGCATCTCAtttccaatttcattttttcttgtatcATTTACTGGAATGGTCATTGGTGTTTTGAAATGGAATTTTGTATGGAAAAAATAGTGGAAGGAAATTTGTTCAGTTAATTGTTCCAACTTCCAGTGTTGCTCTTACCATTGCTGAGGTTGAGACTCTACTCCGGACCAGAAGCGGCCCTCTTTTAGGAAACTGTGAGCCACATTCGGGTCTGTTTCAGGGATTATCAATTTGAGTTTACGTCATGGCACACGTCAGGAGGCATTATAAGAAAAAACTGAGTCCCATGGTGAATTCATTATATACCATACACAATGCGTAAGagaacaatatatttaattttgtccttgaccaaaaaagaaaagaaaaaccataaggCTTGTTTTTGGAGGCAATAAAGTTATTTCACAAGGATAATTTGgttattatttgattgaaatctatatcatgaaataactaaaatatcatCGATATCAAGATTTATATAACTTGTATAATGTTTTTGTATATTAGCTTTATAgagaacaataaaattattttgttattcttaAAAGCAATATATTTCAAACTTGGGTTAAAGGACTTTTTAGTATTCTGATCATggtttttatgttataatttgGTGGAATAAGGGTACATttgcttttaataaatataaaatattttttataaaaggttGTTGACACGTGCATTGCAGGTGCCAGTcgtcaaggttgttaaaatcgcgattcaactcgtaaaatcgtacgattttacgagtcaatataGGCTAAACGTGCTAAATCGTTCACAAAACTCGGAAATAggtaaaatcaggtaaaattgCGCAAAAACGCGATTTTACACCCGATTTTACGCGTCTGTGCCAAAACAGAAAATGTTGCGCCACTGTTCCCTCCAGCTCCACGTGTCAAGCAAGTATTGGCCTATTGAGTCAATACACGGTACACTGTGAGTCACACCGTGTGACCCACACGCAGAACAAAACCACAATCTTCAATTCTTCatctttcttcatctttttttagtcTTTCACACAAGTTAACAACACAGAAccggaaaaaatcaaaatccctaAGTCACTAAATCCTTGTTCTCCTTCTCTCAGCCGTCCAAGTTCCAGCAATCAACCATCGGTCCACCACTAACAGGCAACAACCGGCTCTCCAGTGACTAGTCTCCACCAGCCGTAATAAGTTattctctttatctttttgcACCTTCTGCAAATAGCATAATGATTTAGAGTCTAGAGTAATTTATTTGTCAAATTGCAGACATGATCATGTCCCCTGTGTCATGGGTCTCTCACCGAATCCCAGTCTTTACAcaattgtttgaatttttatgaattgatgGGTCTGTGAATGGGTTGCTCACCGAAAACAAGTCTGTGAATGGGTCTCTCATTGACTGCTtgaattcttattttttgatGGGTCTGTGTCTCTGTGAATGGGTCTCTCACCGACTGCCTATTTAGCTGATTTATCAGTTAGTATTCCACTGAACATAAACAAGCCTTCATGGGAAATCCATGTCTTGTTGGAGCAAAAGTGTGCTATTTTAAGGGTTCATCACGCGTTGGGAGATGGGATTTCTTTGATGACATTGCTCTTGGCGATCTGCAGGAAAGCAAGTGAGCCCGAGGCCATGCCTACTTTGGTAACTGGGAGGAGGGATTGTGGGAAGGAAGGGAAACGACAGGATGGGAGAGGGTTTCTTTTGGGAGTTCTAAAGATGGTTTGGTTTAGTTTGGCTTTTTGCTTAGTATATGTATTGAGAGTTTTGTGGGTTAGTGACAGGAAGACTGCGATTTCTGGTGGTGATGGAGTGGAGCTGTGGCCGAGGAAACTGGCCACCGCTAAGTTTCTGATCGAGGACATGAAGAATGTGAAAAGAGTTGTTTCTAGTGCGGTAAGTCAagcgatttttttatttttttgagaaaaaatacaGACTTTGTTATTATTCTACAATTAGGAAGATATTTAAATAGTAATTTGCTTGTGGATTAATCATTAACGGcgtgtttccttttgttttttttaaggtgattgaactatgtatgaatttttatttgaagcatgaatattttttaatgtattttaaaattccttacgattttacgatccgtttttacgatccgagtttgtgtGCAGCtttccgtgccgtgttaaaatcgcgattttaacaaccttgccaGTCGCTTCGCGTGCGGCTTAGTCTGGCGTCAATAAAAGACCTTCATTGGCGGTTCCTCCGTCCTAGGATGATGTGTGTGATGACTTTATGACATCCAATTTGACGCTAATTTTTCAAGGTAAcccttcaaatgttttttcttctagattttgctgtatgttttttttatagctatttgttttatttgaaataatctaTACAAtcagaatttttttcaatttcatccttcaaatttttaatctatcagatttggtcttcattcttttgtttgttatttttttactttgataaattttttatattgatgttcttttttatttcattcttaaatattaaattggttctaaattaagttttttaattaagtctAGGGTGTAGGATTTCACAGGCTGTAAGTTTAGTAAACTAACCCAAGTTTAAAAGATTTGTCCGAGCTTGCTTGatgtttttcccttttgttaAGCTCATGTCTATTTATTGCAAATTGAGCCttgactttttatttacttttgataggattttcattaattttgaaaaagacccaggtttgatcttcattcttttgtttgttatttttttactttgataaattttttatattgatgtttttttttttatttcatccttaaatattaaattgattctagattaagttttttaatcgAGTCTAGGGTGTAGGATTTCATAGGCTGTAAATTTAGTAGACTAACccaagtttaaaagatttatccgagctttcttgatgtttttcccttttgttaAGCTCATGTCTCGTTATTGCAAATTGAGCCttgactttttatttacttttgataggattttcattaattttaaaaaagacatggGTTATCCTGGGTCTTTTTATCTGTCGTCCTTTGTTAGATTTAgcttttgtaaaataaattatctttcaattaaattaaattaattgattgaatatagaaatgaaatgctcacttcatgatattttgtttggtttgctttctggTTCGTTACTCTTGTGGCGTATGCAGGCTCTTTCGGTATCATTTGCGCAACCTTTTGCAGTGGTGTCAAGACTGTTTTGGTGGACTCTTTCTGATGGTGGGGCGATGTCCAAGGCGAAGCAACTGTGAGTCTCCGACAAGCTTCTTTTCCTCTCCTCTTTACTATAACATGGGCGAGTCCAAGGCAGAGCGACGTTGAGTTTCcgatgagttttttttgttctcctcTTTACTATAACActgacaacttattttttatagttaattattgacaaatttgtttttgattaatttactattgttgttttttttcatattatcaaattaaacagAGCTTATTCTATCAtgtcaaattaataaatcaaattttaaattttacatgGTTTCGAACCTaaacttacttttttaaaattaattttttttatctaacctgCAACATAGCATCCATCAATCTATTATTTGCTATCGGTTCGTGTTAGTCCATGCCAATAGGTTATAAGTTTGGTTCGGTTCTTGTTTTTGCTGCCTCGTACTCTATGCTTCATTGTATTTTCATGTTGCGAAGCTGTAATTATATTTAGTAATGGAatcaatatcattattaaaAGTCACAATTGCCCTTGTTTGTATCAATTTGTCAGGTAAGCCTTTGTTCAAACTTCATCATGTATTTGTAAAATGTTGATTCAACCCAATtggattattaaatttttatattataaaatctgtaaaaaagtataagaaatagttttatttcttaaatgattttaaaagtttaagttctcctataaaattaaattttttccttaaaaattataaaaaatgtaagagaattttctatttttttattccacaaaCATTTTCGAAGATTTCCTTgggaaaattattaatatttattatttcttaaacttatttgaataattgccaatcatcttacaatttgaagaaatttaatCCAATTTTGTTGAATAGATTAAATTTTGCAAACGtagattaaaatttataagcGCTTATTCGTTAAATTGATACAAACGAAGCAGCGATTTTGAGGGCTATTTCCCAATATGATGGTCAACTTTCATCTGTAAGCAACTTGGTGGGGTCTTAATTTGTGTTGCACTTCATATTTGAGTTGCTTTGGTACTTTCAAGTCATGTGTAAATTTTTGTTTGGAACAAGTGATATAAAGATAGGCaagaaatgattgttttttaaaataatttttatttaaaaatatattaaaataatattttttacactaaaaaaatttatttgaagcaaatattttttttttcaaaaacacttgaaatacaaaaacaaaccaaatgaaattaaatgttaagggaaaatttaaatgaaattaaatgtttaaggatgaaattaaaaaaaacaaatcaattaagaaaatgattaaaaaaataataactaaaagaattggcaccaaacttgacataaaattttaatgaaaagaaatgatcaaggatggaattgaagaaaaacatacaaataaaaaaaataattgaaaacaaataacaattaaaagaaagacgatcaaatttgattaaaatattaataaagtcAAACAATTagagataaaatcaaaaataaaattcaattagaaacaatcaatgtaaataaaaaattacaataaaaaaaaaatggctaaatctaaagaaaaaaaaaattaaagggttgatattatttttatgtgcatcaaaccaaaaatacctctataactaaataataatatatataaaaaaaccccttAAATCCAAgtctaaaaaacttaaatggcaagaataataaaacaattcaactattcataaaattataaaataattataaaaaaaaacaataatgcttctagaactaaataataataacaaaaaaactattagaaaataacaataaaacccctgaaatcaaaattaacaaaatttatatagtAAAGATATTTGTGTAATTCAATtcttcataataaaattaaaattaacattcaCCTCTAAATCAAAGGTTCTCaactattattaaaaagatagtaTAACcggcaaacaaataaaaaataataaattagccGCATTCGAAGAACATCCTCCTCTCAAGTGaagctttaaaaattaaaaataaaaagtaaatagatAATATTACTGTATTCCTAGACAAATTTCTCTATAGATTGGAATACAATTTAGTAACGTTGGATCTTCCGTGCACCTGCAGCTCTGCTTATACCATCACATTCTGCTTATACCATCACATTCCTTTACGTGCTTAAAGCTCAAAGATTGCACTGTCCAAATTCCTCATTCAGATTTGGACAATTGTCGATGGAACAGtactgggaaaaaaaacatttcaataatGGAAGTAAAAAGGATATAAAACAGAATGGAGATTCGATATGAACATTCaactgaaagaaagaaaaaatataagcatATTTTTGCACAGCGGAAGTACCGATCAACAATTCTTGAACTCGTTTCCATGTAGCAGACACACATGCCAGCCATGTTCTGTACAGCACACGGCGGATAAGGTTATTAACCATAGCCATATCAAGTTGCTGAGCTCAAACGACTGCCCTTTTGGTTTATGAAATCTCTGAAGGCATCTAGAGAATCCACTGAGCTCGCTGGAAACCCATGCTTAAATTTAGCACTAAGCAAAGCTGCTCTCTTCTTGACATCTTCGTCTCTCATTAGACTCTCTATTCCCTTGATTATATCATCTTTCTTAATCGATTGTGAGAAATCATCAGAAATCATGCACCCAACCTTGAGATGCTTCACTATCAGTTTGGCATTATAGTCTTGGTCACCTCTGATAGGCCATGCTAAAATTGGGATACCACGTCCAATAGCTTCCATGGTAGAATTCCATCCACAATGCGATAAAAATCCACCGACTGATGGATGGCTTAGTATCAACAGTTGTGGTGCCCATCCACGTATTATCATGCCTCTTTGACCTACTCTTTTGTCTAGATCATGAGGAAAATAATCTTCTTCAGTATCAGCACTAGGTAATCCCGGTGGTGGACCTGGTCTGCCCGAACCAGGTTGGATCACCCAAATAAATGGCCGGTTTAATGCTTCCAGTGCGTTTGCCAAATGCCGATTCTCCTCCATTTCAAGACCCACTTCACTACCGAATGACACATATACTGCCGAACCAGGTGGTTTTGAATCCAACCATGCTATCACTTCCTCTTCGGTGACATTAGACCCCCGGCTGGTTCGAATTTCATGGTCATGAAGAAGTGAACCAGCCGATTTCCAATATAGCTCGGGTAATAATGGACCAATATCCCAAACTGGTTTCTTAACTTGATCAACTAGATACTGAATAAATGGATGCTCAAGATCATCGCATGTATTGATCATATATGCAATCGAGCCCTTCACTTCCTCCAACCATGGTGGTGGTGCACCGGGTTTCGGTGGACCCATCATTTTAGATGGGCCCACATCACCTGGTGGTCCAGGAAAACCACCCATGGGACCGGGTGGTCCGCCCATTGGACCGGGTGGTCCGCCCAAGCCAGGTGGACCTCCTCTACCACCCGGAGGTCGGTGGGGCCTACTTTTAAGGTCGGAGTGTGTAAGAGCCATTTCCTCCGGTAAACCTTGAAGTAAACGGATCTCCCCAGGCTTCAAGTCATCCAGGTGGGCCTTCCACATGGCATACTCCATGGCTGCCGAGCACGCACCAGATGTGAAAAACCCAATGGTTGGAACCTCAAACTTTGCAAATACTTCAGCAGTCCAGCTCATCATAACATCAACAATAACACAAGCGGGTTGTCTTGACACCGGGTTCAGTGATCGGGTTGAAATGAGGTTTTCAAGGCTTTGTGCCATCTGGTTGTCATGCTTATGGGGAGGGAGAAGCGGGTCGGGTCCTGGATGCTGCTGCAAAGGTGGTGGAGAAGAGGGTAATTCAGCTATTTCAAGAAGTGGATATTGGTGAATAGAGGAGGGGACAGCGGAGGAGAAGTTAGAGGGAATGATAAGGGTGGTTCTGAAGTTTCTTGATGCCACGTGTTTGCAAAGTTCCATACTTGGTAGGAGATGGCCCTGCCCAAAAAATGGAACAACCCATATCTCTTGAGTCATGACTGAGATAATCCTGGTTTCTTTTGTTTACCTAAAAATCTAACTCCTTCGCAGCTAGATTTTTAtagaggaagaaggagaagaagacttaaTCAGAAAGAAATGGATTAACGAAGGATTGTTTTGACTGTTAGTTAAAATATGGTAGTTGGGAGCGAGGCTGACTGTCAACCTGAGGTTTCTCAGAAGCCAACCGTGTCGGTGTTTTGGTTGAAAAATTTCAGACAAGGTAGTTTTAATTTTCTAAGGTGTAATCGTACGATCGTAGCAATTTCAGACAAGCTAGTTCAATTCATGAGGAAGCAAAGGTGGATCAGATAAGATCCAACTTTCGGACGATAGTTTTCACTTGCGCGAGTATATCTAgatattaaaatgttattttattatttttcttgtaaaaatattatttttaaaagatatttaaatattattcagtgtgataatatatatatttttaatttttttagacttatatttttttttaattttacataaaattatCTTAGTTTCATGATCCATGTCATGAGTTTGACGAATTCATTCATGTtgattcatattaattttttgtattttttatcgttgaaatttttttaatttttttctttaatattaaattgattgaaaaccattcaggttatttttaaacttgttaAGTCAATCGGATGATATTATGTTGTTACGATAATTatgtatcaaatatattaaaatataattagtttttctaaataatttttactattaaattgcatataaacaaacaaaaaaaaactatatttatatattattaaaaatgtcatattatcaATTACCTATTTGGCTATTAGGAGAGATGCTAATGAACTGGGAAGTTAACAAATTAAtgctaattttatataataataatctatttattgattttcgaattattttttgaaaaatattgaataattgaatattagtggatatttaaaaaataaaacataatattagCAATATTTGCTGAACATTCACATGTCTTCAAAAGCAATGCCAACCTTGTTAACAAGTGACAACAAGAGGAAGGGGGTAAATAATCGATAATAAATTGGAAGAACAAGTTACGAGGAATCCAAGTACAAAATTTAACAAGCTTAGTTATAGCTAATTAAAGTTCACTTATCAATTATTTATAGCGTTcagtatttaaaaatttattttaacatcaaaataataacaagattagctataaaaaaaatattcgaattttttttaaaacatgcaaaATCAAGCAGGCTTTAATTTCTGGTTAACAAAGGCACTGAAGGAATCGAACGCTGCCTCGGGAGTAGCATTATCAA is a window encoding:
- the LOC127904889 gene encoding wax ester synthase/diacylglycerol acyltransferase 11-like, whose amino-acid sequence is MGLSPTAYLADLSVSIPLNINKPSWEIHVLLEQKCAILRVHHALGDGISLMTLLLAICRKASEPEAMPTLVTGRRDCGKEGKRQDGRGFLLGVLKMVWFSLAFCLVYVLRVLWVSDRKTAISGGDGVELWPRKLATAKFLIEDMKNVKRVVSSAALSVSFAQPFAVVSRLFWWTLSDGGAMSKAKQL
- the LOC18094086 gene encoding scopoletin glucosyltransferase translates to MTQEIWVVPFFGQGHLLPSMELCKHVASRNFRTTLIIPSNFSSAVPSSIHQYPLLEIAELPSSPPPLQQHPGPDPLLPPHKHDNQMAQSLENLISTRSLNPVSRQPACVIVDVMMSWTAEVFAKFEVPTIGFFTSGACSAAMEYAMWKAHLDDLKPGEIRLLQGLPEEMALTHSDLKSRPHRPPGGRGGPPGLGGPPGPMGGPPGPMGGFPGPPGDVGPSKMMGPPKPGAPPPWLEEVKGSIAYMINTCDDLEHPFIQYLVDQVKKPVWDIGPLLPELYWKSAGSLLHDHEIRTSRGSNVTEEEVIAWLDSKPPGSAVYVSFGSEVGLEMEENRHLANALEALNRPFIWVIQPGSGRPGPPPGLPSADTEEDYFPHDLDKRVGQRGMIIRGWAPQLLILSHPSVGGFLSHCGWNSTMEAIGRGIPILAWPIRGDQDYNAKLIVKHLKVGCMISDDFSQSIKKDDIIKGIESLMRDEDVKKRAALLSAKFKHGFPASSVDSLDAFRDFINQKGSRLSSAT